CTGTCTGACGTTACTCACTTCATCTCCACCCGCTGATAGAGTGAACCACCAATCCaaactagaaaaatattattggaaCCTGTTATCCCATCCCAAtcttaaactaatattataaatgcgaaagtaagtttgtcaatttgttcgtttgtttCCTCTTAACGTTGTATCTACATAACCAATGCTAttgaaatttctcatacaTGTAGTCAAGAGTACCGAGAAGGATACAAGTTACTTTTAATTCTGGGAAAAGTACACTTTCCGTGAGAAATTCATGTAGGGGAAGCCATAGAAAAAGCttgttggaaaaaaaattgtattagtgagaattgtgttataatatcattgaaaaaaaaataattttgtcggAAGCCGGACACGGAAACGCTGGACGGGCCCGCGGCGCCCCGGGGCTCCGCGTGGGTGGGCGCCATCGGGGGCTGCTTTGAGCCGCACCTGTCGCTCTACATCCGCTCGCTCGACACCAACCTCCGCTCGTTCATGGACAGGTTCTTGCAGGTCAGATGTTATACATTTTTCGAAGTATACTATTTCTTTTCCatactttcatattatatgtttagtGTATTTTGTCTAATAAAGTTTCTTGTCCCATgccattttaaatgaaatcggcgtataaaatcaattatttccACAGTCAtctgtttattataaattctttacGTATCTCTATCCTGCGCGTTGAAAGGTATAGCTGTACTttcttttattctttattccTGTATTTAAATCTCCAAGTATATAAAGAGAGGTCGGACCACAGATGAAAAAGATGACAATATGTGTATCTTACAACAAAGAGTTTTTAGCCGTGCAGGATCCTGTATTGCTTATATTGCATAGAAGAAAGAAGGCAGTGGAGTGGCTTGCGGAGGGTTGATGATTATGATTATGGGAAAAATTGCCCTACATGTCACTTATACCGTTGGCCCTATATTCCACACTTGTAGGATTATTGAAAAAAGATAGCTTTGATATTTGACCAGCAAAGTCAACATTAATTGTGaatgtaaaaacattttctccCCCAGGACGCAAAATCCGATACAGGAGCGGGGGAAATCTCAAACACGGGTGGAGGTGCAGTGATCTCTTCTTGTGCAGACCTGTTTCTGTTCTACAAGCGATGCTTGGTTCAGTGCGCGCGGCTTAGCAATACTGAACCTATGTTAGGTATGTTATACAGACTTTAGTCGTTTTGGCGATAGTTGTAGTTTTTATACTGACTAAAGGGAAGGATTTGCCCAGCAGCGGGAGACTTAAATAGAGTATCAAAAacctgaaaatataataactttatacatatttacctATTTCTTATTAAACTATGTACACCAACATATCTGTGTAAATGTGTTGTCTTCCAATTTATATGACAGAACTGTCAGGCGTGTTCGCCAAGTACTTGCGCGAGTACGCGTCGTCCGTCCTGGCGGCCGCGCTGCCTCGCGCCGCCAGCGCCGGCCTCGTCAGCAACCTGCAGACGTTGCTCAAGGAATATGATACTAATAGATCCAGGTATGTTTGTAAACATAGCgggccctgggctccgacgctgaAACTGAGGATGAAACCGGAAAAAtgcttagatgagagagatcTAGGTAAAATGGAATATTCgtataactataaattatacatatattaacgAGATTTAGCACgaacctttttatttaatgttgctgaCGTTTAAAAAACACTATGGCAAAGCGATACGGGTCGTAGACAAACAAAACTGTAGACTTCCTTTGTAAACTCTATTTTTTACTATCTTGACTAAATTTTGTTGTACTCATAAAAGAAAGAGAATCGCGTATAATATACACGAGAGGAATCGAAAGTGTTGATATAACTTGAAACTTCATCATAAAGGATCTACGCAAGATTCCCTATTTTACCACatcatatgtatattttatttttacggtACGAATGAAATATCCCATTCCTTTCTGAAATTCTCAAGCGCTGTATCGATTAGACTTCGATTATCTAATTCATTCTTCTTagcttaattattattttatctaaatttaaaaatatataaatgtaaccaCTGACTGCGGATCTTAGCTCCAACGTAGATATGGTTAAGTTTGTGACAAATTTGTTGATGctcaatatttacttttattttgctttttttgGTGGGAACCTATAATTGGCTTtctgatttgaattttaagtgactattttgtaaatatagctGTTGGTTCTCttaagaacaaataaataaatttgcacCATTTCCATTCTCAGGTACACTCCTCAAGAGCTAGCGAAGATAACCAGCGTGATCACTACATCGGAATATTGTCTCGAGACCACAGTTCACTTGGAACAGAAGCTCAAAGAGAAGGTGGCTTCCAGGCTGGCTGATAAGATAGACCTGCTGCCGGAACAGGTGGGCTTCacatttttacaagtttttgtttaattcatCTGTCCCGATTTTTGTCATTAATTGAATACAAAACATGTTAATATATTGTTCACAGGACCTGTTCCACAAAATGATAACTGATTGCATCCAAATGTTAGTACAAGATCTAGAACTGGCGTGCGAACCAGCTCTGTTAGCGATGACACGTATATCATGGCTACACTTCGACACAGTCGGCGACCAGAGTTCATACGTCACGCAAATCATTATGCACTTAAAAAACACCGTCCCAATACTTCGCGATAATTTGGCTTCATCGCGGAAATACTTCACCCAGTTTTGCATACGATTCGCCAATTCTTTCATTCcgaaatttatacaaaacatttataaatgtaaaccTATTTCTACTGTCGGGTCGGAGCAGCTGTTGTTAGATACGCATATGCTTAAAACAGCGTTATTAGAGTTACCGTCTGTCGGTTCGGAGGTTAAACGACCTCCGCCAGCTACTTACACGAAAGtcgtaataaaattgatgactAAAGCAGAAATGGTGTTGAAGTTAGTGATGGCGCCGCTAGAGGGCGCCGGCGATAGTTTTGTAGCGCAATTCTTGCAGCTCTTACCCGACTGCTCCTTGCAAGAGTTCCACAAAGTTCTAGATATGAAAGGTGTTAAAATGTCCAAAACTCAAATGCAAGCGTTAGATCTACTGTTCAAAGAGACCGCGAAGTCGACTACTGAGGCTGGGAAATAGATcaaatataagaaattattCGTTTATATATGAAACCAGTTCGAATCCTGCTCGTGTCATATTTgtttaccaatctgactcgtttACGTCGACCATTTCTGGTGAAGAAAACGTATagatgaatatgaatattttattcactagTCTGCTTATATGGGACATGAATGGCAgtagtcatgtcagatgcctatagatgacttgaataaaagctgacaccagtgttagcagtAACACGCTCGATAAgaaatgtttgtattgtaggttactataaattatttttaaaaaatcgttgtctgtatatttttatgtttagtaATAGAGACACAAAAGTTCactattgtattataaatatcatagCTATCATCCTATCTGATAGCTAGTATACTATCCAAGAATGTATTAATACACAAACTGTAAATAGTGCCTTTAGGCTGTCAGAATGTCCTATTATAGCTGTGTATTACTAACCAAGGCACTGTTATACAGCTAAAGACCTTAAATTGTTCTTATAAGAGTGTATTATAGACATCATAGagcatatattaatttatttatattgcgaAATTATGAGATCAAATTGACTGAATggctatattttgtatgcaaaaggaaatattaataaacaactataacatattaaaacgttttatttcACTCTCTGTAATTCTGTATAGGTAGATAACGACCAAGAGAGGTACTAGGTTCAGAGGTTCAGCTCAAAGAAATTTTAGCGTTACTTACGTTTATATGTCTGAGTGTTCAGCGTCAATTACTAAATTGTGCGCTTGgatttaataaagtacttcGTATGtacacggagtacctactaattccatgactgCGTACAAGCATGCCTTACacagatatataataaaaacattacaatgtAACCTTTTTATATATGTGAAGTATCTGTATAcgccatggatttagtaagtacttcgatgGTATACTCATATGGTCTGCACCGGCCTTTATTATGGTATAAAACTCTTTAGAGTGCGAAATATTCATGGAATTATTCCatttggaaatattattttcaaaatgtaataaaaaggtTGAATATCATTTGTTTACATAGACCGCCTTTCCTGTTTAAAAAGTTGAAACTGTAAACAAACATGGCGGCGTGATAACAACGAAACgtcaaaatcagttgttcAGTCAGTTGTTTTTCGGTTTCGGTGGAAACTGTGCGGCGTCgcgcaaaaaattaaattagaattaattatGGTGTATATTCCTGTGCGGAAATGTTGGTATtctgtaaaaattattttcttgttaatGTTAGTGCTGTGTCTGTTgtcattatttgaaaaatggcGTGGTGGGAAGCGGACTGCTGGTGCACAAGAGACCGAGTATGAGAAAGAAATACGAGAAGATGAAGCTCGAATTATACCCGGTTTGGGGGAAGGTGGACGTAGTATATTTCTCCAAGACGAAAAGGAAAGACAGTTAGGTGCTGAATCTGAGAAAAAGTTGGGTATGAATGTCTACATTAGTGACAGGATGCCGTATAACAGAACTCTAAATGGTACGTGTTTCTAATTTACCTAAATCGCTACTTAcgctaaaataataatttaccgGTTAATTACCAGTCTTTTTTTATGACTGTAGAATGATAATAGGTATTTCATTACCACAGGCTTCAGGTAACACAAGCTAGTAGAGAAGGTAACCTGTAGCGAGGTAGTATTTAGGGAACTGTAACCCAGTTTGAAAAAGGAAAACTTAATGGAAATGGTGTGGCACCAGCATTCCCATTATAGgtagaaaataatgtatattttacagtAGTGAATGTTAagtaaaatcaaaaaaatcaatataggtacttaactataattattcctatgtaggtaggtaatagaaataaaattagtaatattgaaaaacattccaaaatatagtaacaaattacataattcaaatatattgcaGTAACGCCATTTCCAGGAAGTCTCAAATCAAACTGTGCAATAACTAaagctttttttaaactttaatgtttattttttatactaccactAGCATCCCGTCTGGCTTTACtcagataaaaacataataaattatacaacgaAATCTTCGTtcggaattacactatctattggtacaGACAAACAGTTTGGTGACCATTTAATATCAGGTGGACCCCGTGCCTGTTTGCCTgtttcttatacatatattacaaaattgtttatctgttcacaacaaactcaaaaacaaatgTACATGTATTAattgcggttttcaccaatagagtGATTCATGATGAgggtttatttgtataatttattatatatatatattaaacataatttattaatgtttatttgtatttaccaGCGAAACACACAACAAAGCCAGAACATACAAGCAAGCACAGAAGCAAGTCAACCTGATCTGAAAATGATCTGTTTAGATCTTGATCTGACTGATCTTGACCATTagcacagtataataaagattGCTAGTTATGTACAGTAAAGTAAGGCCACTCTCCATCCCCCACTTGATAACTTTGAAGATATGAATGTAATATTACTACCAGCAGCATGCCTGACATTCACCCTCCaagggaatgctattgttgcctctCAGCTGCTGTTTGCCTCGTACAACATCCGTGGGAGAGTATGGAGTGCTCCTTTTGTTTAGGGTATTCTTCTTGGTGTGTTGATGACATTGGAACGAGATATGTTCTTTTCCctgaagtatttttattcatggTAAAGTTACTTCAGTGATGTGAattgatttctttatttcaatttggaaTTCCGCAAAGcaatggaaaatatatatgtatagtgtaggcggcgggaagcgactttgtttcatactatgtagtgatcaAGTGATATGTAGTGAAGTCTGAAATAAGtcgatatttgtttttatcagcAACACGAAGCAAAGCACGCGTTATCAGCAATCGTTAACATTATGCCTTTCTtatgacatatatttttggagGACGCCTGTACGTACATTGTTGCGCAAATTTGAGATTTTAGAATACTTGAATAAACCGTCTTGACGCAAAATGTCTAAGTCGTAAAATGTAACTTTCGTGCAATATCACCTTTTTATCACTACTAGGTCGGGTCTATCAACTTTTAAGGTCTTTTCCACactttttgaatatttggatacctaaatgtttacaataaatatataagatttAGGAAATGTTTACATTGTAAACATCagtcctatttatttattgtatttcaatcctatttatatacatatatttcttgtaAACTTTACAATATCGATACTTTa
This Plodia interpunctella isolate USDA-ARS_2022_Savannah chromosome 27, ilPloInte3.2, whole genome shotgun sequence DNA region includes the following protein-coding sequences:
- the Vps53 gene encoding vacuolar protein sorting-associated protein 53 homolog, which gives rise to MDTNDIMDDKDSGPEVQLNFPSSVLSRIEELMGGTEQFDNDEFDAVAYINRIFPTEQSLAGVESAVARCEFRLAGVELDIRRLVREQPSQREEGQKALLHARQCISELALQVADINKKAERSESMVREITSEIKQLDCAKSNLTAAITALNHLHMLVGGVDSLNAMTDTRQYKEVVLPMQAIMEVLQHLECYRDIRELAALRSQVHAARAQLSTQILDDFKLAFTGSKSTVSHKTLSEACAVVDILEPKVKQELLDWFIHMQLQEYQHLFSAEQESAWISHIERRYAWLKRHLLAFEDSLATIFPLAWRLSERIAMQFCKITREDLSSLLAARRSELDVKLLLYAIQKTYNFELLLHKRFTGTDIGAENIENATDSKTSFDIDAKPDTETLDGPAAPRGSAWVGAIGGCFEPHLSLYIRSLDTNLRSFMDRFLQDAKSDTGAGEISNTGGGAVISSCADLFLFYKRCLVQCARLSNTEPMLELSGVFAKYLREYASSVLAAALPRAASAGLVSNLQTLLKEYDTNRSRYTPQELAKITSVITTSEYCLETTVHLEQKLKEKVASRLADKIDLLPEQDLFHKMITDCIQMLVQDLELACEPALLAMTRISWLHFDTVGDQSSYVTQIIMHLKNTVPILRDNLASSRKYFTQFCIRFANSFIPKFIQNIYKCKPISTVGSEQLLLDTHMLKTALLELPSVGSEVKRPPPATYTKVVIKLMTKAEMVLKLVMAPLEGAGDSFVAQFLQLLPDCSLQEFHKVLDMKGVKMSKTQMQALDLLFKETAKSTTEAGK